Proteins encoded in a region of the Rhodopirellula halodulae genome:
- a CDS encoding protein kinase domain-containing protein, which translates to MMDADRYQRVRDLFWEAEEIDSDAREDFIRSQAGGDEELVREVLSLLAEHNPEAAHEEGKAARRRATGFGNLPSSTTTSDRVPENLPQPDPENALLAERISQLTATGTKKSSASDAPSSNTPKPSSEASPSSQRREPSPKSTGQNTVHSAQRTHAMPRHPEDQRREQQRARRKTLTSFGPIDRAKQFGWLVWILTAALLVGIWSMALWVDRKNREQNAAASKRSLSLTLRVATLKMERLLRRDKDFTKELAGHREIREMFGALSTDEDSSSVNLPETIQQALKEVTPADDDINSRDMPRFETPDVLFFSRDLQPIAKFDSQVESSDVLENQPFRLPPEGAANLARALSGQPVLNAPSSLSDLVGTEIASQLSRDHTNSLAWIIPVRGDDSESPAQQSSSSGEVLGVAVAVMSNTSRLLNLMLASISNNNQADAYLVDRDGYMLSHSVNLNPNIGTTQTTALRVSEIPTPVEAEQRMRRLAQRAEQLAETDDASARQASSETVYPLTFAAASIAQSADSQYRDQPYRTYTGQLCRGAWQWLPEFGMGMIVESPANLGQTLFASAWPWAAVLSLFSIAPIVIAKRLCKRSQPSTTKQPLGRYQIHEELGAGGMGVVYRASHMELGREIALKVLRVDRQDDDDHKRFDREARLAASLSSPHSVTIYDYGRNERDEAFCVMQLLEGLTLSEVVARSNHQNPGRAIWIMRQVCQAVLEAHSKGLMHRDLKPQNIMLNFDAIVGDWAVVFDFGLAKPLEPNQGVFQTAETVWAGTPMYMAPERFRAPSVMDPRSDVYSLGCVLYFLLSGRPPFAECDPESMFALILTQKPLEIATHRGEAIDPELDAMVQACMAKDKHDRVGSIADLIRRLDALAPRYPWTLEDARRWWQRHADEELAKKL; encoded by the coding sequence ATGATGGACGCGGATCGTTACCAACGCGTCCGCGACCTTTTCTGGGAAGCCGAAGAAATCGACAGCGACGCTCGGGAGGATTTCATCCGATCCCAAGCCGGCGGCGACGAGGAACTGGTTCGCGAGGTGCTGTCGCTGCTTGCTGAACACAATCCCGAAGCCGCTCACGAAGAGGGCAAGGCCGCCCGAAGACGAGCCACCGGGTTTGGCAACTTGCCGTCCTCCACCACGACCAGCGATCGTGTTCCCGAGAACCTGCCGCAACCGGATCCCGAAAACGCGTTGCTCGCCGAACGCATTTCACAGCTCACCGCCACCGGCACGAAGAAGTCGTCCGCCTCCGATGCACCATCGAGCAACACGCCCAAACCATCGAGTGAGGCGTCGCCTTCGTCCCAACGCCGTGAACCCTCACCAAAGTCCACCGGGCAAAACACGGTGCACTCGGCACAGCGGACTCACGCGATGCCGCGGCACCCGGAAGACCAACGTCGTGAGCAACAGCGGGCGCGGCGCAAAACACTGACATCCTTTGGTCCCATCGACCGCGCCAAACAATTCGGCTGGTTGGTTTGGATTCTGACCGCCGCATTGCTGGTCGGAATTTGGAGCATGGCGTTGTGGGTCGATCGCAAAAATCGCGAGCAGAACGCGGCGGCCTCCAAACGTTCGCTCAGCCTGACGCTGCGTGTTGCGACGCTGAAGATGGAACGACTGCTACGACGCGACAAAGACTTCACCAAGGAGCTTGCCGGTCATCGCGAAATTCGTGAAATGTTCGGTGCGTTATCTACCGACGAAGATTCCTCCTCCGTCAACCTGCCAGAAACGATTCAACAGGCGTTGAAAGAAGTGACTCCCGCGGACGACGACATCAATTCGCGGGATATGCCGAGGTTTGAAACGCCGGACGTTCTTTTCTTCAGTCGCGACCTACAACCGATCGCGAAATTTGACTCTCAAGTCGAGTCATCCGATGTCCTGGAAAATCAACCGTTTCGACTGCCGCCGGAAGGAGCCGCGAATCTTGCTCGCGCGCTCAGCGGCCAACCCGTGCTGAATGCCCCCTCATCACTGTCGGATTTGGTCGGCACTGAGATCGCATCACAACTCAGCCGCGACCACACGAATTCGCTCGCGTGGATCATTCCAGTTCGCGGTGACGATTCGGAATCGCCGGCTCAGCAATCATCATCCAGCGGCGAAGTCCTTGGCGTCGCGGTCGCGGTCATGTCCAACACCAGTCGCTTGCTGAATTTGATGTTGGCCTCCATCAGCAACAACAACCAAGCCGACGCTTACTTGGTCGACCGCGACGGATACATGTTGAGCCACAGCGTGAACCTGAATCCCAACATAGGAACCACGCAAACAACAGCCCTGCGGGTTTCAGAGATCCCAACACCAGTGGAAGCGGAACAACGCATGCGGCGTTTGGCACAACGAGCCGAACAACTCGCCGAGACGGACGACGCGAGTGCCCGTCAAGCAAGCTCAGAAACCGTTTATCCGCTGACCTTCGCCGCGGCTTCGATCGCACAAAGTGCTGACTCACAATATCGCGACCAACCTTACCGAACTTACACCGGTCAATTGTGCCGGGGCGCGTGGCAATGGCTACCAGAATTCGGGATGGGTATGATCGTGGAAAGTCCCGCGAATTTAGGCCAAACCCTATTCGCGTCCGCTTGGCCATGGGCGGCTGTGCTTTCGCTGTTTTCAATCGCTCCCATCGTGATCGCAAAACGCCTCTGCAAGAGGTCTCAACCATCCACCACCAAGCAACCTTTGGGGCGTTATCAAATTCACGAAGAACTCGGTGCCGGCGGCATGGGAGTCGTGTACCGAGCCAGCCACATGGAACTCGGGCGCGAAATCGCTTTGAAAGTGCTGCGAGTGGACCGTCAAGACGATGATGACCACAAACGTTTCGACCGCGAAGCCCGATTGGCCGCCAGCCTGAGCAGTCCTCACAGCGTCACAATTTATGACTACGGACGCAACGAACGGGACGAAGCGTTCTGCGTGATGCAGTTGCTGGAAGGCCTGACGCTTTCCGAGGTTGTCGCTCGAAGCAACCATCAAAATCCCGGTCGCGCCATTTGGATCATGCGGCAGGTGTGCCAAGCCGTCCTCGAGGCTCATTCCAAAGGCCTGATGCATCGTGATCTGAAACCGCAGAACATCATGCTCAACTTCGACGCGATCGTTGGCGATTGGGCCGTGGTGTTTGATTTTGGCTTGGCCAAACCATTGGAACCCAACCAAGGCGTCTTCCAAACGGCGGAAACCGTTTGGGCGGGAACCCCCATGTACATGGCTCCCGAACGATTCCGCGCACCATCCGTGATGGACCCGCGGAGTGATGTCTACTCGCTGGGATGTGTCTTATACTTTCTGTTGTCGGGACGCCCTCCGTTCGCGGAGTGTGATCCCGAGTCCATGTTTGCGTTGATCCTGACGCAAAAACCGCTTGAGATCGCGACACATCGCGGAGAAGCCATCGATCCGGAACTGGACGCCATGGTTCAGGCTTGCATGGCCAAAGACAAACACGATCGCGTGGGATCGATTGCTGACCTGATCCGACGCCTTGACGCACTCGCTCCACGCTACCCTTGGACACTCGAAGACGCTCGTCGATGGTGGCAGCGTCACGCTGATGAAGAACTTGCCAAAAAGCTTTGA
- a CDS encoding response regulator yields MRGWWLRFWRRPRSWVILIAVVSIVDAITPPDWAVVVAHLIVLPLAWVFLHRRFITWLTAIQSVSVAAVGLLHVFGPISRWFTESTELETLSWIEPVRLWTFFALMATGYFHVYLQGRLRTRLKHQRMLQHRVNRRSLQIRRVNRALRNEVTRRQETQHRLDQSETTFQSLIDRMHLQVARKSAEGVFTYANEQFCNDIGMTPVDVIGSTDAELFGESIGEKYRADDLVVMSTGQAVDKVEVHPGPDGRIGFAQVFKAPEYDQNGQCVGVQIIFWDITEKHRNEIALRDSEARKRALFDAAGDAVLLIDSERSIVEANPSASNLLQAGGGRLVGRPLNDLISPADTHWSTLPLTQRHQLRLQRGDGTSFESEVSMHNIPVGDATGHAVIIRDVTLQQEAFDAMREAKAAAEQANRTKTQFMAGISHELRTPLGGIRGLTDLLGQQTLPNAARRYVNLIAQNTELLRDVIEDILDFAAIEAGRVAIDPIPIDLHEVVGDAFGCLAVRVADKPVRLCMSIDPNTSRRVIADPKRLRQIVINLAGNAIKFTKEGEVSLRLRVLPDSSDSRIGGDSVAHVDHDSEYKNAELARFELVVADTGIGIAPENQTRIFDAFEQADRGTNKQFGGTGLGLAIARGLAQRMGGDITVSSTVGEGSQFRCVVVLPLDEKTKHVGVACPVPREGDTVVVSVGNATMQDSIAETLLHCQWPIRTPSKLDTTCKHLHWILTDQTADAAFRIRARKSSDRVIWITRAGEPTPRRAKREDAVVIEPLHPDELRRWLAGKPLLQSSRGQRKRRRGTKGFTTKRIESAVPADTPKNLTKHPTQAEPADGSHGASEPAEESGYRLLVVDDSATNRLVIHDQLVASGHRVQTADSGEVAVERVANEAFDCVMMDLQMPNMDGTEATRKIHEIATTEGRTAPPIIALTAHVTDQHRKLCREAGMDGYITKPVDLDLLLSEIERVLALRGELRGESGPNIGSAFKIENETSSANSPPDRALNQTSDDGSLKTADQSIDSSANHQSSIPANDDWDWRSQLSKHCGGDPATMDSVCDAFLMEVPALLTNLKRGAKQGDPKKLRSASHTLKSCLRYFAPKDDVAHAAKIESAVQDKQWVERLKQATQTGSAADGSSEEAAAIEELHATATKWVTLIRESADQR; encoded by the coding sequence ATCCGTGGATGGTGGCTGCGTTTTTGGCGTCGGCCACGATCCTGGGTGATACTGATCGCGGTGGTGAGCATCGTCGATGCGATCACCCCACCGGACTGGGCGGTCGTCGTCGCTCACTTGATCGTTCTGCCACTGGCTTGGGTCTTTTTACACCGTCGGTTCATCACTTGGTTAACGGCAATCCAAAGTGTGTCCGTCGCGGCGGTTGGCTTGCTACATGTCTTTGGCCCGATCAGCCGGTGGTTCACCGAAAGCACGGAACTGGAAACGTTGTCCTGGATCGAACCGGTCCGACTGTGGACGTTCTTCGCTTTGATGGCGACGGGTTACTTTCACGTCTATTTGCAAGGCCGACTGCGCACACGTCTGAAGCATCAACGGATGCTGCAACACCGTGTCAATCGAAGGTCGCTGCAAATTCGTCGCGTCAACCGTGCCTTGCGGAACGAGGTCACGCGACGGCAAGAAACCCAACACCGGCTGGATCAAAGCGAGACAACCTTTCAATCCTTGATCGACCGCATGCATCTTCAGGTCGCACGCAAGAGTGCCGAAGGCGTCTTCACTTACGCCAACGAGCAGTTTTGCAACGACATTGGAATGACTCCGGTCGATGTCATCGGCAGCACCGACGCGGAACTGTTTGGTGAATCGATTGGCGAAAAGTATCGCGCCGATGACTTGGTCGTGATGTCCACCGGCCAAGCCGTCGACAAGGTCGAGGTGCACCCGGGCCCGGATGGACGCATCGGTTTTGCTCAAGTCTTCAAAGCGCCAGAATACGATCAAAACGGACAGTGCGTCGGTGTTCAGATCATCTTCTGGGACATCACCGAAAAGCACCGAAACGAAATTGCACTGCGTGACAGCGAAGCTCGCAAACGCGCTTTGTTTGACGCAGCGGGCGACGCGGTTCTGCTCATCGATTCCGAACGATCAATCGTCGAAGCCAACCCTTCGGCGAGCAACTTATTGCAGGCCGGCGGCGGTCGATTGGTGGGTCGCCCGCTGAACGATTTGATCTCACCCGCTGACACCCACTGGTCCACATTGCCGTTGACGCAGCGCCACCAACTTCGTCTTCAACGAGGTGATGGCACGTCGTTTGAGAGCGAAGTCTCCATGCACAACATCCCGGTGGGTGACGCCACGGGACATGCCGTCATCATTCGCGACGTCACGCTCCAACAGGAAGCTTTCGATGCCATGCGGGAGGCGAAGGCCGCTGCGGAACAAGCCAACCGAACCAAGACTCAGTTCATGGCCGGCATCTCACACGAACTGCGCACCCCGCTGGGCGGCATCCGCGGGCTAACGGACCTGCTGGGTCAACAAACATTGCCCAATGCGGCACGTCGATATGTGAACTTGATCGCGCAAAACACGGAACTGCTGCGCGACGTGATTGAAGACATCCTGGACTTCGCCGCGATCGAAGCCGGGCGTGTCGCGATTGATCCGATTCCGATCGATCTGCACGAGGTCGTCGGAGACGCTTTTGGTTGTCTCGCGGTTCGCGTTGCTGACAAACCAGTTCGCCTCTGCATGTCGATCGATCCGAACACGTCTCGCCGCGTGATCGCGGATCCCAAACGACTTCGTCAAATCGTGATCAACCTGGCGGGCAACGCCATCAAATTCACCAAAGAAGGCGAAGTCAGCCTGCGACTTCGCGTGTTGCCGGATTCTTCTGACTCACGCATCGGCGGCGATTCAGTCGCGCATGTCGATCACGACAGCGAATACAAGAATGCAGAACTCGCTCGGTTTGAGTTGGTGGTTGCTGACACGGGAATCGGCATCGCCCCTGAAAATCAAACTCGAATCTTTGACGCGTTCGAACAAGCCGACCGGGGGACCAACAAGCAATTCGGTGGAACCGGGTTGGGGCTGGCGATTGCCAGAGGCTTGGCACAGCGAATGGGCGGCGACATCACGGTCAGCAGCACCGTCGGCGAAGGCAGCCAGTTTCGCTGCGTGGTCGTGCTGCCGCTGGACGAGAAAACCAAGCATGTCGGCGTCGCATGTCCTGTTCCTCGAGAAGGTGACACCGTGGTTGTCTCGGTTGGCAACGCAACCATGCAAGACTCCATTGCGGAAACGTTGCTGCATTGCCAATGGCCGATTCGCACACCGTCGAAACTGGACACCACTTGCAAACACTTGCATTGGATCCTGACCGATCAAACGGCGGATGCGGCGTTTCGAATTCGGGCTCGCAAATCAAGCGACCGGGTCATTTGGATCACTCGCGCGGGTGAACCCACGCCCCGTCGTGCCAAACGCGAAGACGCGGTGGTCATCGAACCACTGCACCCCGACGAACTACGCCGTTGGCTCGCCGGCAAACCTTTGCTTCAATCCAGTCGCGGTCAACGAAAACGAAGACGTGGGACCAAAGGCTTCACCACCAAACGGATCGAATCGGCCGTCCCCGCGGACACCCCAAAAAATCTGACCAAACACCCCACCCAAGCAGAGCCAGCGGACGGAAGCCATGGAGCATCTGAACCTGCGGAAGAATCCGGGTATCGATTGTTGGTCGTCGACGACAGTGCCACCAACCGGCTGGTCATCCACGATCAGCTTGTCGCTTCGGGACACCGAGTTCAGACCGCCGACTCGGGCGAAGTCGCGGTCGAACGCGTCGCCAACGAAGCATTCGATTGCGTCATGATGGACTTGCAAATGCCAAACATGGATGGCACGGAAGCGACGCGGAAAATTCATGAAATCGCAACGACCGAAGGCCGCACCGCACCGCCAATCATCGCACTGACGGCGCACGTCACGGATCAACACCGCAAACTTTGCCGCGAAGCCGGAATGGATGGTTACATCACCAAACCAGTGGACCTTGATTTGTTGTTGTCAGAGATCGAACGTGTCCTCGCGTTGCGCGGTGAGTTGCGTGGAGAATCGGGTCCAAACATCGGGTCCGCGTTCAAAATCGAAAACGAAACGTCGTCCGCAAACTCACCACCTGATCGAGCCCTGAATCAGACATCCGACGACGGATCGCTGAAAACTGCAGATCAATCGATCGATTCATCCGCCAACCATCAATCCTCCATCCCCGCGAATGACGATTGGGATTGGCGATCGCAACTGTCCAAACACTGCGGTGGCGACCCGGCCACGATGGATTCCGTTTGTGATGCGTTTTTGATGGAAGTCCCGGCGCTGCTCACCAATCTCAAACGAGGTGCCAAACAAGGCGACCCCAAAAAACTGCGTTCCGCATCGCACACATTGAAGTCGTGCCTGCGATACTTCGCTCCGAAAGACGACGTGGCTCATGCGGCGAAGATCGAATCGGCCGTCCAAGACAAACAGTGGGTTGAACGATTGAAACAAGCGACGCAGACCGGTTCCGCTGCCGATGGCTCTTCCGAGGAAGCAGCCGCCATCGAAGAACTTCATGCGACCGCCACCAAATGGGTGACTCTCATTCGCGAATCTGCGGACCAACGTTAG
- a CDS encoding NADPH:quinone reductase, translating to MKAAFITEPGPANSIEIGELPDPTPGNGQVVIRVYASAINPIDTYIRSGTIAMELPQPFVPGCDAAGVVESVGPGVKRLAIGDRVWCTNQGLLGRQGTLSELIAVDEGWTFKLPEPVPYEDAAACALVGVTAHLGLFREAQLSPGESILVIGGSGGVGSMVVQMAAAKGARVITTAGSESKAQMCRDLGADEVILYKTESIEERTKALAPDGVNVFWETRREPDFEMAVDLMAGRGRMVLMAGRDAKPAFPVGPFYVKECSLHGFVMFKATPMEMKNAAEEISQWLAAGKLSANISARFDLDDAAKAHELQESATLDDSSHLAGKIIVKLNS from the coding sequence ATGAAAGCCGCTTTCATCACTGAACCTGGACCTGCGAACTCCATCGAGATTGGTGAGTTGCCGGATCCAACTCCCGGCAACGGTCAAGTCGTGATTCGCGTCTACGCTTCCGCGATCAATCCCATCGACACCTACATTCGTTCGGGCACGATCGCGATGGAATTGCCGCAACCGTTCGTTCCGGGATGCGATGCGGCGGGGGTCGTGGAAAGCGTTGGCCCTGGCGTCAAACGACTGGCCATCGGAGACCGCGTGTGGTGCACCAACCAAGGTCTGCTCGGCCGGCAAGGCACGTTGTCAGAATTGATTGCGGTCGATGAAGGTTGGACGTTTAAACTGCCGGAGCCTGTTCCCTACGAAGACGCCGCCGCTTGCGCGTTGGTTGGTGTCACCGCCCATCTTGGACTCTTTCGCGAAGCCCAACTTTCGCCGGGCGAGAGCATTTTGGTGATCGGCGGCAGCGGCGGTGTCGGTTCGATGGTTGTTCAAATGGCCGCGGCCAAGGGTGCTCGCGTGATCACCACCGCCGGCAGCGAGTCCAAGGCTCAGATGTGCCGCGACTTGGGTGCCGATGAGGTCATTCTTTACAAAACTGAATCGATCGAAGAACGAACCAAAGCGTTGGCTCCGGATGGAGTGAACGTGTTTTGGGAGACTCGTCGCGAACCTGATTTCGAAATGGCTGTCGATCTGATGGCGGGACGCGGACGAATGGTTTTGATGGCGGGTCGCGATGCGAAACCGGCGTTTCCTGTTGGTCCGTTTTATGTCAAAGAATGCTCGCTGCATGGCTTTGTCATGTTCAAAGCGACTCCCATGGAAATGAAGAACGCCGCCGAGGAAATCTCGCAATGGCTGGCCGCTGGCAAACTTTCGGCCAACATCAGCGCTCGCTTCGATTTGGACGACGCCGCCAAGGCTCACGAACTGCAAGAATCCGCGACGCTGGATGACAGCAGTCACCTGGCCGGGAAAATCATCGTCAAACTCAACTCGTAA
- the hisI gene encoding phosphoribosyl-AMP cyclohydrolase, with translation MSSTIPNFEAGVPCPNTGQPLLPAIAQDAETGRVLMLAWMNREAWEETLAGERAVYFSRSRGKLWRKGDTSGHAQIVREIRIDCDADTILLSVEQTGAACHENYRSCFFRRVDADGSTHITEEKLA, from the coding sequence ATGTCATCAACCATCCCCAATTTTGAAGCTGGTGTTCCCTGCCCCAACACCGGACAACCGCTGCTGCCCGCCATTGCGCAAGACGCCGAGACCGGCCGCGTGTTGATGCTCGCTTGGATGAACCGCGAAGCATGGGAAGAAACACTGGCGGGTGAACGTGCCGTTTACTTCAGCCGTTCGCGAGGCAAACTTTGGCGGAAGGGTGACACCAGCGGGCACGCACAAATTGTCCGCGAGATTCGGATCGATTGCGATGCGGATACCATTCTGCTGTCAGTCGAACAGACCGGAGCCGCGTGCCACGAAAATTATCGAAGCTGTTTCTTCCGACGCGTCGATGCCGATGGATCGACTCACATCACCGAAGAAAAACTCGCCTGA
- a CDS encoding cobalamin-binding protein: MKIVSLLPSATEIICSLGLQDQLVGVTHECDYPTGVEELPKVTQTLIPNDATSGEIDALVRERLQTERALYSLDMPVLESLQPDLIVTQALCDVCAVAESEVNAAACSLPGQPNVVNLEPTNLSEMMQCIQMVGDAAECPSQAQQLIKQLTRRVEQVAKRSHELRSSSQNSIPSVMLLEWIDPPFSAGHWSPELVHLAGGRECIGKAGERSVTTPWDAIRQADPEVLFIACCGFSVERTLQDLPILKNYPGWQSMQCVQHGRVYVVDGSAYFSRPGPRLVDSLEILANTLHPDVHPLPDGFPAAKQIKPTS, encoded by the coding sequence ATGAAGATTGTTTCGCTGCTTCCCAGTGCGACCGAGATCATTTGCTCTCTTGGTTTGCAGGACCAATTGGTGGGCGTCACGCACGAGTGCGATTACCCGACCGGCGTGGAAGAGCTGCCCAAGGTGACGCAAACGTTGATCCCGAACGATGCAACGAGTGGCGAGATTGACGCTCTCGTGCGCGAACGCCTTCAAACCGAACGGGCGTTGTATTCGTTGGACATGCCGGTGCTGGAATCGCTCCAGCCTGATTTGATCGTCACGCAAGCATTGTGTGATGTTTGTGCCGTCGCGGAATCGGAGGTCAACGCCGCCGCGTGTTCGCTGCCGGGACAGCCGAACGTCGTGAACCTGGAGCCCACCAACCTTTCCGAGATGATGCAGTGCATTCAGATGGTGGGTGATGCGGCGGAGTGTCCAAGCCAAGCACAACAACTGATCAAGCAACTGACCCGTCGCGTGGAGCAGGTCGCCAAGCGAAGTCACGAGCTAAGATCCAGTTCGCAGAATTCCATTCCCAGCGTGATGTTGTTGGAATGGATCGATCCACCCTTCAGCGCGGGGCACTGGAGTCCCGAATTGGTTCACTTGGCCGGTGGTCGCGAATGCATCGGCAAAGCCGGTGAACGATCGGTCACCACACCATGGGATGCAATTCGGCAAGCCGATCCGGAGGTCTTGTTCATCGCGTGTTGCGGGTTCAGTGTCGAGCGAACTCTGCAAGACCTGCCGATTCTAAAAAACTATCCCGGTTGGCAATCGATGCAATGCGTTCAGCACGGACGCGTTTATGTGGTCGACGGTTCAGCTTACTTCAGCCGCCCCGGGCCGCGATTGGTGGACAGCTTGGAGATTCTGGCCAACACGCTGCATCCGGATGTACATCCATTGCCCGACGGATTTCCCGCTGCGAAACAGATTAAGCCTACATCGTGA